Proteins found in one Sphingomonas sp. SORGH_AS_0879 genomic segment:
- a CDS encoding SDR family oxidoreductase encodes MHVLIVGANGFIGRHLAARLVAEGVRVIAAGRSPDRLRRRLPGAKAIRCDLAADGAEDWCERLAGVDAVVNCAGLFGDDRGYADVHSGGPIALFDACRAAGVGRVLQISALGAAADATSAYHRSKAAADDHLAAMGAGIGFAIVRPSLVIGHGGQSSALFTALSALPVMPDLGRADGLVQPIHVDDLVELLVRLLHAPRPLAARIDAVGPEPMTTAALVAVLRRWLGLPDTMRVAVPRWLIAAVACVGIGPVTRERLAMLAMLAAGNTGSVEPLVAMTGFRPVPIAQALARRHANEADLRMARLAPVAPVLRVALALVWFAGGAIPLFVTPAATNMAWLARVGLSGGAATTALWAGALADIAVGAALLLRIRGAALAGIALMATYTQILTHIAPELWAAPFGPLAKNIAVLALSLAVHALETRHG; translated from the coding sequence ATGCATGTCCTGATCGTCGGTGCGAATGGCTTCATCGGGCGCCACCTCGCCGCCCGGCTGGTGGCGGAGGGCGTCCGCGTCATCGCCGCCGGACGGTCGCCGGATCGCCTGCGGCGGCGGCTGCCGGGCGCCAAGGCGATCCGCTGTGACCTCGCCGCCGATGGTGCGGAGGACTGGTGCGAGCGGCTGGCGGGCGTCGACGCGGTGGTGAACTGTGCCGGGCTGTTCGGTGACGATCGGGGCTATGCGGACGTCCATAGCGGCGGGCCGATCGCGTTGTTCGACGCCTGCCGCGCCGCCGGCGTCGGCCGCGTGCTCCAGATTTCCGCGCTAGGAGCGGCGGCCGATGCCACCAGCGCCTATCACCGCAGCAAGGCCGCCGCCGACGACCATCTGGCCGCGATGGGCGCCGGGATCGGCTTTGCGATCGTCCGACCGTCGCTGGTCATCGGTCATGGCGGGCAGAGCAGCGCGCTATTCACCGCGCTCAGCGCTCTACCGGTTATGCCCGATCTCGGGCGCGCCGATGGGCTGGTCCAGCCGATCCATGTCGATGATCTGGTCGAGCTGCTGGTGCGCCTGCTGCATGCCCCGCGGCCGCTGGCCGCGCGGATCGATGCGGTCGGGCCGGAGCCGATGACCACCGCGGCGCTGGTGGCGGTCCTGCGCCGCTGGCTCGGTCTGCCGGATACGATGCGGGTGGCGGTGCCGCGATGGCTGATCGCGGCAGTCGCTTGCGTCGGCATCGGGCCGGTGACGCGCGAGAGGCTGGCGATGCTGGCGATGCTGGCGGCGGGCAACACGGGGTCGGTCGAGCCGCTCGTCGCCATGACCGGCTTCCGACCGGTACCGATCGCCCAAGCCCTGGCCCGCCGCCACGCGAACGAAGCCGATCTGCGAATGGCACGCCTTGCCCCCGTCGCGCCGGTCCTGCGCGTCGCACTCGCGCTAGTCTGGTTCGCCGGTGGAGCGATACCGTTGTTCGTCACCCCGGCGGCGACCAACATGGCCTGGCTGGCGCGGGTCGGCCTGTCGGGCGGCGCGGCGACGACCGCCTTATGGGCAGGCGCGCTGGCCGACATCGCGGTCGGTGCTGCGCTGCTTCTGCGGATACGCGGCGCGGCGCTTGCGGGGATCGCCCTGATGGCGACCTACACGCAGATCCTGACCCATATCGCGCCCGAACTCTGGGCCGCCCCCTTCGGCCCGCTCGCCAAGAACATCGCCGTCCTCGCCCTGTCGCTGGCCGTCCATGCGCTGGAGACCCGTCATGGCTGA
- a CDS encoding DUF2269 domain-containing protein — translation MADYLLLKTVHILSSTLLFGTGLGTAFHGWMANRSGDAGARRVVNRNVVLADWLFTTPAVIVQPVTGVWLAHIAGFPLTTGWLAASIALYLMVGACWLPVVGIQIRMRRIADATPADRPLPARYFQLSRTWFLLGWPAFIGVIVIFWLMVTKPEIAW, via the coding sequence ATGGCTGATTATCTGCTGCTGAAGACCGTTCATATCCTCAGCTCGACCTTGTTGTTCGGCACCGGGCTGGGCACCGCCTTCCACGGCTGGATGGCGAACCGTTCGGGCGACGCGGGGGCGCGGCGGGTGGTCAACCGCAATGTCGTCCTCGCCGACTGGCTGTTCACGACGCCTGCCGTCATCGTCCAGCCGGTGACGGGCGTATGGCTGGCGCATATCGCGGGCTTTCCGCTGACGACCGGCTGGCTGGCGGCCTCGATCGCGCTGTATCTGATGGTCGGAGCCTGCTGGCTGCCGGTGGTCGGCATCCAGATCCGGATGCGCCGCATCGCCGACGCCACACCGGCGGACAGGCCGCTCCCGGCGCGCTATTTCCAGCTGTCGCGGACGTGGTTCCTGCTCGGCTGGCCCGCGTTTATCGGGGTGATCGTCATCTTCTGGCTGATGGTGACCAAGCCGGAGATCGCATGGTGA
- a CDS encoding histidine kinase N-terminal 7TM domain-containing protein, producing MDIAVGLFAYIGALSLTAIASVSLALFVALRARAVPGSSLLAAFLLGVGLWSVAQTLPVLLGPAATPVTATLIALSPLPAAGFLHLAFAFALCGVVRQVAIAGYATAAFATLVGLIFGVGAVVPWHGFPGMFVPSVIGWCVLGLAALLSIAGHLRLAQTWREQDGAHRRQAGAVFVSSLIGLVALTGFAFPALGIDAYPWPVLLLPFYSVALVYGIVRHRFMAADIWARRGLVWLMLVAGAGAASALIASLPLALAGRPAGLFATWGALAATLALGVAILAPAQAAGRPNRLSRRPDQ from the coding sequence ATGGATATAGCTGTCGGCCTCTTCGCCTATATCGGCGCGCTGTCGCTGACCGCGATCGCCAGCGTATCGCTGGCGCTGTTCGTCGCGCTGCGGGCGCGGGCGGTGCCGGGGTCGAGCCTGCTGGCCGCGTTTCTGCTCGGCGTCGGGTTGTGGAGCGTGGCGCAGACGCTGCCCGTGTTGCTGGGACCGGCGGCGACGCCGGTCACGGCGACGCTGATCGCGTTGTCACCGCTGCCCGCAGCAGGGTTTCTGCATCTCGCCTTCGCCTTCGCACTGTGCGGCGTGGTGCGGCAGGTGGCGATCGCGGGCTATGCGACCGCGGCGTTCGCCACGTTGGTCGGCTTGATCTTCGGCGTCGGCGCGGTCGTGCCGTGGCACGGCTTTCCGGGCATGTTCGTGCCGTCGGTCATCGGCTGGTGCGTGCTCGGGCTGGCGGCTCTGCTGTCGATCGCCGGGCATCTGCGGCTGGCGCAGACGTGGCGCGAGCAGGACGGCGCCCATCGGCGGCAGGCGGGCGCGGTGTTCGTGTCCAGCCTGATCGGGCTGGTCGCGCTGACCGGGTTCGCCTTTCCGGCGCTGGGGATCGATGCCTATCCGTGGCCGGTCCTGCTGCTACCCTTCTACTCGGTCGCACTCGTCTATGGAATCGTCCGGCACCGTTTCATGGCCGCCGATATCTGGGCACGGCGCGGGCTGGTGTGGTTGATGCTGGTCGCCGGCGCGGGCGCGGCAAGCGCGTTGATCGCCTCGCTCCCGCTGGCACTGGCGGGACGCCCGGCGGGGCTGTTCGCGACGTGGGGCGCGCTGGCGGCGACATTGGCGTTGGGCGTCGCTATTCTCGCCCCCGCTCAAGCGGCTGGCAGACCGAATCGTCTTTCCCGGCGGCCGGATCAGTGA
- a CDS encoding MFS transporter translates to MIAHYAKSQLWHASTLLFGFFLTEICGIGARSMGWIMAASLLLNGLADLLMGTWGHGRISDEAHARRVQARGGPLTCVFFLLFCGTPFIATDARSAWALVMLLGFRVTYPLIDVPQNTIPALLSLDDNARCSLLAHRNVASGVAAIAISVIAAPILIRGGDLYRWMAWALLLSLFVCGSAWWLARTPLAGETPRPDAPVRPRDDLGFATILCALAMMIAASSAFRLIEPYYSAFVRGGSGLLLWAAVGGTISQPVWACCRRRWSAFSSLIGAAVMLAGAAGLLSSPLRSAPVGIVLAGMTFGIGSGGLWLMLWTAMTALAAQGSATRHVGIFTCVSKTAQATAIVTVGHVLAASPYRLTMRDPWSPPSLMMAGALAAIALVCVVLACVLAFNRTSSGGTSTTPRPAAPTVRAPD, encoded by the coding sequence TTGATCGCTCATTATGCCAAGAGTCAGCTTTGGCATGCCAGCACGCTGCTGTTTGGTTTCTTCCTGACCGAAATCTGCGGGATTGGTGCCAGATCGATGGGCTGGATCATGGCGGCGTCGCTGCTGCTGAATGGGCTGGCCGATCTTCTTATGGGGACGTGGGGACACGGCCGGATATCCGACGAGGCGCACGCCCGACGCGTCCAGGCGCGCGGTGGGCCGCTGACGTGCGTGTTCTTTCTGCTGTTCTGCGGGACGCCGTTCATCGCGACGGACGCCCGATCGGCCTGGGCTTTGGTGATGCTGCTTGGCTTTCGTGTCACCTATCCGCTGATCGACGTGCCGCAGAACACCATTCCGGCGCTGCTTTCACTCGACGACAACGCGCGCTGCTCGCTCCTTGCACATCGCAATGTCGCGTCGGGCGTCGCGGCGATCGCGATCAGCGTGATCGCCGCTCCGATTCTGATCCGGGGGGGCGATCTCTACCGCTGGATGGCTTGGGCACTGTTGCTGTCGCTGTTCGTCTGCGGTTCCGCATGGTGGCTGGCGCGCACGCCCCTGGCAGGCGAAACGCCCCGACCCGATGCGCCCGTGCGTCCCCGAGACGATCTGGGTTTCGCGACGATCCTGTGCGCGCTGGCGATGATGATCGCCGCCAGTTCGGCGTTTCGCCTGATCGAGCCTTACTATTCGGCGTTCGTCCGGGGCGGTTCGGGGCTGTTGCTATGGGCGGCGGTCGGCGGGACGATCAGTCAGCCGGTCTGGGCATGCTGCCGTCGCCGCTGGTCGGCCTTTTCAAGTCTGATCGGGGCGGCCGTCATGCTGGCGGGGGCGGCGGGTCTGTTATCAAGCCCGTTGCGATCCGCACCGGTGGGCATCGTTCTGGCGGGCATGACGTTCGGCATAGGGTCGGGCGGATTATGGCTGATGCTTTGGACCGCGATGACGGCGCTCGCGGCACAGGGAAGCGCTACGCGTCATGTCGGGATCTTCACCTGCGTCTCCAAAACCGCGCAGGCCACCGCGATCGTGACGGTGGGGCACGTGCTGGCCGCGTCCCCCTACCGCCTGACGATGCGCGATCCGTGGTCGCCGCCATCGCTGATGATGGCCGGCGCGCTGGCCGCGATCGCCCTGGTGTGCGTCGTGCTGGCGTGCGTCCTGGCGTTCAATCGAACATCGTCTGGTGGAACATCAACGACGCCGCGCCCAGCGGCCCCGACAGTTCGGGCTCCAGACTAG
- a CDS encoding ROK family transcriptional regulator, producing MSAVKLSARSRAVLAAVRRRNSASRAELIRDLGLSGTAVFRATEELEAAGLVRSGETVAAGRGQPSAMIHIQPDATFSIGVSVMTDRADVVLVDLAGDIRARREITLPGMPRAPMIDAAVGFALDHMAKAGIDRRRLLGLGVAVAGYFVGTSMVNPGLELEEWALLDLHEAIERQTGLPVIVENIASAAALGERILGVGTRYDSFCYVNVAAGFGAGIVMNGALLRGRHGNAGEIAGLFRSAGRVTPNLMTLRDRLADHGIACSGVSDLIARFDPAWPGVEEWLAEHQPSFSYLFGALRMTLDCEALILGGRLPRMLAQRIVDAIDLPENHWPVRRERRAPPTLMDVASLEPELSGPLGAASLMFHQTMFD from the coding sequence ATGTCGGCAGTCAAATTGTCTGCCCGAAGCAGGGCGGTGCTGGCGGCAGTTCGGCGGCGGAATAGCGCGTCGCGAGCGGAACTGATTCGGGACCTGGGCCTCTCGGGCACCGCCGTCTTCCGTGCGACCGAGGAGCTGGAGGCCGCCGGGTTGGTGCGTAGCGGCGAGACGGTCGCGGCCGGGCGCGGTCAGCCAAGCGCGATGATCCATATCCAGCCCGATGCCACGTTCAGCATCGGCGTGTCGGTGATGACCGATCGCGCCGATGTCGTGCTGGTCGATCTGGCGGGCGACATCCGTGCCCGCCGCGAGATCACGCTGCCCGGCATGCCGCGCGCGCCGATGATCGATGCCGCGGTCGGCTTCGCACTCGATCACATGGCGAAGGCGGGCATCGATCGCCGTCGGCTGCTGGGGCTTGGCGTTGCGGTCGCGGGCTATTTCGTCGGCACGTCGATGGTCAATCCAGGCCTTGAGCTGGAAGAATGGGCACTTCTCGATTTGCATGAGGCGATCGAGCGCCAGACCGGTCTGCCTGTCATTGTCGAGAATATCGCCAGTGCCGCGGCGCTGGGCGAGCGTATCCTGGGCGTGGGCACGCGCTATGACAGCTTCTGTTACGTCAATGTCGCGGCCGGGTTCGGCGCGGGTATCGTCATGAACGGCGCGCTGCTGCGCGGCCGTCACGGCAATGCGGGCGAAATCGCCGGACTATTCCGCAGCGCCGGGCGCGTCACCCCGAACTTGATGACGTTACGTGATCGGCTGGCTGACCATGGCATTGCGTGTTCGGGGGTGTCCGACCTGATCGCGCGCTTCGACCCCGCATGGCCGGGGGTGGAGGAGTGGCTGGCCGAACATCAGCCGTCCTTTTCCTATCTGTTCGGTGCGTTGCGCATGACGCTCGACTGCGAAGCGCTGATCCTGGGCGGACGCCTGCCCCGAATGTTGGCGCAGCGGATCGTCGATGCGATCGACTTACCCGAAAATCACTGGCCGGTCCGCCGTGAGCGCCGCGCCCCGCCCACCCTGATGGATGTCGCTAGTCTGGAGCCCGAACTGTCGGGGCCGCTGGGCGCGGCGTCGTTGATGTTCCACCAGACGATGTTCGATTGA
- a CDS encoding PIN domain-containing protein, protein MKLRLLIDTCVWLDLTKDPRHLPVLDALFAMTEADEVQLIVPQIILDEFARNRDRVMASSRASLSSHFKRVKDAVVQFVPEDGREDIIRQLNEVDYRIASGGEAVNEAVGLIEKLFVTTEPVPVSDSIKARAADRAIAKVAPFHRQINGIGDAIIIETYADALSERQDDDVLAFVTHNIHDFSQKGADTRLPHPDLALLFDGVHSRYSTNLGALMSEFASDLIEEITFDREYSQESRALSELLEAEDKLTTQIWYGRKWGIIDAVESGKEKKVPREVWEAASREEQRGMIVDEIWDGMIAAMKRAEEQYPDELGPWSDFEWGMLSGKLSAIRWVLGDEWDMLDT, encoded by the coding sequence ATGAAACTACGCCTGCTCATCGACACCTGCGTCTGGCTCGACCTGACCAAGGATCCTCGCCACCTGCCTGTGCTCGACGCGCTATTCGCCATGACTGAGGCGGATGAGGTCCAACTCATTGTGCCCCAAATCATCCTCGACGAATTTGCACGTAATCGCGATCGGGTTATGGCTTCGAGCCGCGCGAGTTTGTCGAGCCACTTCAAGCGAGTGAAGGACGCCGTTGTGCAGTTCGTGCCAGAGGACGGACGCGAAGATATAATCAGGCAATTGAATGAGGTTGACTATCGGATCGCTAGCGGCGGTGAGGCGGTGAACGAGGCGGTGGGCCTGATCGAAAAGCTGTTCGTGACGACCGAACCCGTGCCGGTTAGCGACAGTATCAAAGCGCGCGCGGCAGACCGTGCCATCGCTAAGGTCGCGCCGTTCCACCGTCAGATCAATGGTATTGGCGACGCGATCATCATCGAGACATATGCAGATGCCTTGTCTGAGCGCCAAGATGACGATGTGCTCGCCTTCGTCACCCACAACATCCACGACTTCAGCCAAAAGGGAGCAGATACCCGCCTGCCACATCCTGACCTCGCGCTCCTCTTCGACGGGGTGCACTCGCGTTATTCGACCAACCTTGGTGCGCTCATGAGCGAATTCGCCAGCGATCTGATCGAAGAGATTACCTTCGATCGCGAGTATAGCCAGGAATCGCGCGCCCTTTCGGAGCTACTAGAGGCAGAGGATAAGCTCACGACGCAGATTTGGTATGGTAGGAAGTGGGGCATCATCGATGCCGTTGAGAGCGGCAAGGAGAAGAAGGTTCCGCGAGAGGTTTGGGAGGCTGCCTCGCGCGAAGAGCAGCGCGGCATGATCGTGGACGAAATCTGGGACGGCATGATCGCGGCCATGAAGCGTGCGGAAGAACAGTACCCCGACGAACTTGGCCCGTGGAGCGATTTCGAATGGGGGATGCTCAGCGGCAAGTTATCTGCGATTCGATGGGTACTTGGTGACGAGTGGGACATGCTGGACACGTAA
- a CDS encoding thiol-disulfide oxidoreductase DCC family protein has protein sequence MTDGPIILFDAQCILCSANAQFILRHDRRRRFRLAAMQGAAGAALFRRHGIDPTDPDTILVVDGDHVLRDSDAVIAIYTGLGWPWRVAGVARLVPRWLRDRAYRWIARNRYRIFGRRSTCWLPAPEEVGRVLP, from the coding sequence ATGACTGACGGTCCGATCATCCTGTTCGACGCGCAGTGCATTTTGTGCTCGGCCAATGCCCAGTTCATCCTCCGCCACGACCGTCGGCGCCGCTTCCGACTGGCGGCGATGCAGGGTGCAGCCGGTGCGGCGCTGTTCCGTCGGCACGGGATCGACCCGACCGATCCCGACACGATCCTCGTCGTCGACGGCGATCACGTCCTGCGGGACAGCGATGCGGTGATCGCGATCTACACCGGCTTGGGCTGGCCGTGGCGCGTCGCGGGCGTGGCCCGCCTGGTGCCGCGCTGGTTGCGCGACCGGGCCTATCGATGGATCGCCCGTAACCGCTATCGAATTTTCGGCAGGCGATCGACGTGCTGGCTTCCAGCACCAGAGGAGGTCGGTCGGGTTTTACCTTAG
- a CDS encoding TonB-dependent receptor, producing the protein MKSARHIRLVSVLLVGTSLGCALPVAAQTAPAEPVVANTAQAGPVAEPAPGEEIVVTGFRASQQSATKTKRQSAVILDAISQDDVGRLPDLNIVEASRRITGVSVVGGADPTKNRDIYQRATIRGLDPRYNLVTIDGIPLASPDWVYRGARLDMLPSSLVSRIEAIKSVTAQYDPHALGGQINIVSKSAFDVRGERFLVVNANGGYNDTAGKLIQQGGPSIRTDATGALRFGPGQSFGIVASVEYQRLPSTARAELPGDSNGAGWSYFTAAGARTPFPNLSTGLLVPVRNQDYFFENMRTRLSGNLKLEWRPDDATEVSLFGGYYHDKDVETRYEILTLPTGAPTAVTATSGAFAQGDLQQGLTYQPVTRDTWLIDAKGRHDFGGGIVLDTTLARSKAQYRELREMIKYDTNPRAGTSSAGFLPAYGYGYTIIDGRPRLTINDTAAATNPDSYRALYFRNINRDLDSTVDFGKLNLGFNATADDRGLGANIGAAVTRTDLSYDQRYLEYVPATTTDQTTVGTLSGILYDKRPAAYLTPAVAYLLINRPAAWQRFDANRASFTTTNQIANNAADDFRDVETTKAVYAQGLFRADRFDAQIGVRYDSTHLVVDTNQAPTVRGATAYEPVRRTTDYGYWLPSALATYQLGDGMRVRAGVSKTIGRPDYSQYAARTSFGIGTDGTLTVNTGNPDLKPREAWNYDLSYEWYMPAGMISVAGFVKDIRNEIFTSSQMGPATTFQGVTYQNVVVSTPRNAVGANVKGLEVGYTMDRITALPGLGFNANFTLLDGSYRQPVSAAGIASGLPATRKTSGLIQQPAYIANLTAFYAIGPVELRGSYNRIGRALQSADGDTPTRDLYQEPRQQIDVQARWTVREGVELVGQVQNLTKSPFIVRQGVDQAYVNYFFPVGRTFWLGLSWKPQW; encoded by the coding sequence ATGAAATCTGCACGTCATATACGCCTGGTTAGCGTTCTTCTGGTTGGCACGTCGCTGGGCTGTGCGTTGCCAGTCGCCGCACAGACCGCACCCGCCGAACCGGTTGTGGCCAACACGGCCCAGGCGGGGCCAGTCGCCGAACCGGCACCGGGTGAAGAGATTGTCGTCACCGGTTTCCGCGCGTCGCAGCAGTCGGCGACCAAGACCAAGCGCCAGTCGGCCGTGATCCTCGATGCCATTTCGCAGGACGATGTGGGACGCCTGCCCGATCTCAACATCGTCGAGGCGAGCCGGCGCATCACCGGGGTCTCGGTCGTAGGGGGTGCCGATCCGACCAAGAACCGCGACATCTATCAGCGTGCGACGATCCGTGGCCTTGATCCGCGCTACAATCTGGTCACGATCGACGGCATTCCGCTCGCATCGCCCGATTGGGTGTATCGCGGCGCGCGGCTCGACATGCTGCCCTCCTCGCTGGTGTCGCGGATCGAGGCGATCAAGAGCGTCACCGCGCAATATGATCCGCACGCGCTCGGCGGGCAGATCAATATCGTGTCGAAGAGTGCGTTCGACGTCCGTGGCGAACGCTTCCTCGTCGTGAACGCCAATGGCGGCTATAACGACACGGCGGGCAAGCTCATCCAGCAGGGCGGTCCTTCGATCCGCACCGACGCGACCGGCGCGCTACGCTTTGGTCCCGGTCAGAGCTTCGGCATCGTCGCCTCGGTCGAGTATCAGCGCCTTCCCTCGACCGCGCGCGCCGAGCTGCCTGGCGACAGCAACGGTGCGGGCTGGTCCTATTTCACCGCAGCCGGTGCGCGCACGCCATTTCCGAACCTGTCGACCGGCTTGCTGGTGCCGGTTCGCAACCAGGATTATTTCTTCGAGAATATGCGCACCCGTCTCAGCGGGAACCTGAAGCTGGAATGGCGGCCCGACGACGCGACCGAAGTGTCGCTGTTCGGCGGCTATTACCACGACAAGGATGTCGAGACCCGTTACGAGATCCTGACGCTGCCGACCGGCGCGCCGACCGCAGTCACCGCAACCAGCGGCGCGTTCGCGCAGGGCGACCTCCAGCAGGGACTGACCTATCAGCCGGTAACGCGCGACACCTGGCTGATCGATGCCAAGGGCCGGCATGATTTCGGCGGCGGTATCGTTCTCGACACCACGCTTGCGCGGTCGAAGGCGCAGTATCGCGAACTGCGCGAGATGATCAAATACGATACCAACCCGCGCGCCGGAACGTCGTCGGCCGGGTTCCTGCCTGCCTATGGCTATGGCTACACCATCATCGATGGACGGCCACGGCTGACGATCAACGACACGGCCGCTGCGACCAATCCCGACAGCTACCGTGCGCTTTATTTCCGTAACATCAACCGCGACCTCGATTCCACCGTCGACTTCGGCAAGCTCAATCTGGGGTTCAACGCCACGGCTGATGATCGCGGCTTGGGTGCGAACATCGGGGCGGCGGTCACGCGGACCGATCTGTCCTACGACCAGCGCTATCTCGAATACGTCCCCGCCACGACCACCGACCAAACCACGGTTGGCACGCTGTCGGGCATTCTCTACGACAAGCGGCCGGCGGCGTATCTGACTCCGGCGGTGGCCTATCTGCTCATCAACCGCCCGGCCGCATGGCAGCGGTTCGACGCCAACCGCGCCTCGTTCACCACTACCAACCAGATCGCGAACAACGCCGCCGACGACTTCCGCGATGTGGAGACGACCAAGGCGGTCTATGCGCAGGGCCTGTTCCGCGCCGACCGCTTCGACGCGCAGATCGGCGTCCGCTACGACAGCACGCATCTTGTCGTGGACACCAACCAGGCGCCGACCGTTCGCGGTGCGACCGCCTATGAGCCGGTGCGGCGCACGACCGATTATGGCTATTGGCTGCCCTCAGCACTGGCAACCTATCAGCTCGGCGATGGAATGCGCGTTCGCGCGGGCGTGTCGAAGACGATCGGACGGCCCGACTACAGCCAATATGCCGCGCGCACCTCGTTCGGGATCGGCACGGACGGCACGCTGACTGTCAACACCGGCAACCCCGACCTGAAGCCGCGCGAGGCGTGGAATTACGACCTGTCGTACGAATGGTACATGCCCGCGGGCATGATCTCGGTCGCCGGGTTCGTGAAGGACATCCGCAACGAGATCTTCACCAGCAGTCAGATGGGACCGGCCACGACCTTTCAGGGCGTGACCTATCAGAACGTCGTCGTCAGCACGCCGCGCAACGCGGTGGGGGCGAACGTGAAGGGGCTGGAGGTCGGCTACACGATGGATCGCATCACCGCGCTGCCGGGGCTGGGCTTCAACGCGAACTTCACGCTGCTTGACGGCTCCTATCGCCAGCCCGTCAGTGCCGCGGGCATTGCATCGGGCCTGCCCGCGACGCGCAAGACGAGCGGTCTGATCCAGCAACCCGCCTACATCGCCAACCTGACCGCCTTTTACGCGATCGGGCCGGTAGAACTGCGCGGCTCCTACAACCGCATCGGTCGTGCGCTGCAATCGGCGGATGGCGATACCCCGACCCGCGACCTCTATCAGGAACCGCGCCAGCAGATCGACGTGCAGGCGCGCTGGACCGTTCGCGAGGGCGTGGAGCTGGTCGGGCAGGTGCAGAACCTCACCAAGTCGCCCTTCATCGTTCGGCAGGGCGTCGATCAGGCCTATGTGAACTACTTCTTCCCCGTAGGCCGCACCTTCTGGCTCGGTCTGTCGTGGAAGCCGCAATGGTGA
- a CDS encoding DUF4166 domain-containing protein, translating to MVTQPLFRRLLGSTIDDLSPVLREAHDSRIDQRWSGLAQVQANPNPLARLLCRMMRLPAPGSAIPVTVRFERRADAERWHRDFAGRRYRSTLVERGALMIERMGMATNIFRVSVEDGGLRLDLVGFRFLGVSLPSALRPHCHAREHEDDGRYVFDVPVDLWPFGRIIRYTGRMERVDD from the coding sequence ATGGTGACCCAGCCCCTGTTCCGCCGTCTGCTCGGTTCCACGATCGATGATCTGTCGCCCGTCCTGCGCGAGGCGCACGACAGTCGGATTGACCAGCGCTGGAGCGGTCTGGCGCAGGTTCAGGCGAACCCGAACCCGCTGGCTCGGCTGCTCTGCCGGATGATGCGACTCCCTGCGCCGGGGAGCGCCATTCCGGTGACGGTGCGGTTCGAACGACGCGCCGACGCGGAGCGCTGGCACCGCGATTTCGCCGGACGCCGCTATCGCAGCACGCTTGTTGAGCGCGGCGCGCTGATGATCGAACGGATGGGTATGGCGACCAACATCTTCCGCGTCTCGGTTGAGGACGGCGGGCTCCGGCTAGACCTTGTCGGCTTCCGGTTCCTGGGCGTTTCGCTGCCTTCCGCCCTCCGCCCGCATTGTCACGCCCGCGAACATGAGGACGACGGACGCTATGTCTTCGATGTGCCCGTGGACCTCTGGCCGTTCGGCCGCATCATCCGCTACACCGGCCGCATGGAGCGGGTCGATGACTGA